Proteins from one Monodelphis domestica isolate mMonDom1 chromosome 6, mMonDom1.pri, whole genome shotgun sequence genomic window:
- the LOC100024173 gene encoding olfactory receptor 1030-like translates to MFRRNYTQVTEFILLGLTSRQDLHTLLFVLFLIIYMITVVGNVGMIVLIKIDSRLHTPMYFFLSSLSFLDLCFSTNVTPKMLENFISEKKTISYSGCLVQCYFVIAVVLTEHCMLAVMAYDRYMAICNPLLYSSKMSNAVCIRLVIIPYVYGFLLSVMETLRTYNLSFCGDNEINHFYCADPPLIKLACSDTYSKELSMYIVGGYSNVQSLSIIVTSYMFILVAILRSRSAEGRRKAFSTCGSHLTVVTIFYGTLLCMYLRRPTEESVEQGKMVAVFYTTVIPMLNPMIYGLRNKDVKEALNKAIGRKVLTK, encoded by the coding sequence ATGTTCAGAAGAAACTACACCCAAGTGACTGAATTCATTCTTCTGGGATTGACCAGCCGTCAAGATCTGCACACTTTACTCTTTGTACTGTTCCTCATAATCTACATGATCACTGTGGTAGGAAATGTTGGCATGATTGTTTTAATCAAGATTGATTCTCGACTTCACACCCCCATGTACTTTTTCCTCTCTAGTTTATCATTTCTGGATCTATGTTTCTCCACAAATGTTACACCAAAGATGCTTGAAAACTTCATATCGGAGAAGAAGACCATTTCTTATTCTGGTTGTTTGGTCCAGTGCTACTTTGTCATTGCTGTGGTGCTCACTGAACACTGCATGCTGGCTGTCATGGCCTATGATCGCTACATGGCCATCTGCAACCCATTGCTGTACAGCAGTAAAATGTCAAATGCTGTCTGCATTAGGCTGGTCATCATTCCCTATGTCTACGGATTTCTTCTCAGTGTGATGGAGACCTTGAGGACCTATAATTTATCCTTCTGTGGGGATAATGAGATTAACCATTTCTACTGCGCTGACCCCCCTCTCATCAAACTAGCATGTTCTGATACATATAGCAAAGAACTGTCTATGTATATAGTAGGTGGCTACAGCAATGTCCAGTCCCTTTCCATTATTGTTACATCATACATGTTCATTCTTGTGGCCATCCTCCGTAGCCGCTCTGCTGAGGGAAGACGCAAGGCTTTCTCCACATGTGGGTCCCATCTCACAGTAGTCACCATATTCTATGGGACTCTGTTATGTATGTATTTAAGACGTCCCACTGAAGAGTCTGTAGAGCAGGGCAAAATGGTAGCTGTATTTTATACAACAGTGATTCCCATGTTGAACCCCATGATCTATGGTCTCAGGAACAAAGATGTGAAGGAGGCACTGAACAAAGCAATTGGAAGGAAAGTTTTGACTAAATAA